One part of the Acidobacteriota bacterium genome encodes these proteins:
- a CDS encoding GtrA family protein, protein MRQETGVVARLKRLPHFSVVGAVVTCIATGTNIVLLKFFRTPLIVTWVCVYCLAINVSYFLNSIFTFQSALSVKRMILYYGVYLSSMGVGVVLLRIYRAVLPFENWVLPLLVLPVTAMWNFGFSSAFLKRREV, encoded by the coding sequence ATGCGACAAGAAACCGGAGTCGTGGCCAGGCTCAAGCGCCTTCCGCATTTTTCAGTGGTCGGGGCAGTCGTGACCTGCATCGCGACGGGCACGAACATCGTGCTGCTCAAGTTCTTCCGAACCCCGTTGATTGTGACCTGGGTGTGCGTCTACTGCTTGGCGATCAATGTGTCGTACTTCCTGAACAGCATTTTCACATTTCAGAGTGCACTGTCCGTCAAGAGAATGATTCTGTATTACGGTGTCTACCTGTCGTCGATGGGCGTCGGAGTCGTGCTGCTGAGGATCTACCGGGCGGTGTTGCCCTTCGAGAACTGGGTCCTGCCGCTGCTGGTGCTCCCGGTCACGGCGATGTGGAACTTCGGTTTCTCGTCAGCCTTCCTGAAACGGAGAGAGGTGTGA
- a CDS encoding solute carrier organic anion transporter has translation MKKMLTIWACIAVIGVLGCSRPETVVEIEQEPAVDNVAGNAIATVRHDVIYVCGCGPGCDCNSVSADKGTCSCGSELVAAHVVMVEGHDAKICTCGNDCRCEIDAEDTSKCSCGSAVKTVSLEGKGLYFCNCGGSCTCNYVSAEPGTCTCGMELIS, from the coding sequence ATGAAGAAGATGCTCACGATCTGGGCATGTATTGCCGTGATTGGCGTTCTGGGGTGTTCGCGCCCCGAAACCGTGGTCGAGATCGAGCAAGAGCCTGCCGTTGATAACGTGGCCGGGAACGCCATCGCCACGGTGCGACATGACGTGATCTACGTGTGTGGATGCGGGCCCGGTTGCGACTGCAATTCCGTCAGTGCCGACAAGGGCACCTGTAGTTGCGGGAGCGAGCTCGTGGCCGCTCACGTGGTGATGGTCGAAGGTCACGACGCCAAGATCTGCACCTGTGGTAACGATTGTCGTTGCGAGATCGACGCCGAGGACACGTCGAAATGCTCGTGTGGCTCGGCGGTCAAGACGGTCAGTCTCGAGGGCAAGGGTCTGTACTTCTGCAACTGTGGGGGCTCGTGCACGTGCAACTACGTGTCCGCCGAACCCGGAACCTGCACCTGCGGTATGGAGCTGATCAGCTAG
- a CDS encoding PilZ domain-containing protein, with protein sequence MIDKRSLVLVAGIGKGPFESLAPVLDRQRLEVVKVERPEMSVDLARAKSFDLLIFDAVVREGTLGQVVENLRHETSASRQASLLVLATQGNVDLAYGLIDRGVNRVMLLEDPPELIGLQVAELLHIAPRANLRFSTHLRTAVSGDGVEVLGEAANLSASGMLIETKTPFEPGERVTITLNLGGTHGSATAEALVVRQAVAERGGVDGIGVQFLNFAGDSRKKIDAVLDQALTDPEIN encoded by the coding sequence GTGATCGACAAGAGGTCATTGGTTCTGGTGGCCGGAATCGGCAAGGGTCCTTTCGAGTCCCTCGCGCCGGTGCTCGACCGGCAGAGGCTCGAGGTCGTGAAGGTGGAGCGACCCGAGATGTCGGTAGATCTGGCGCGCGCGAAGTCCTTCGACCTCTTGATCTTCGACGCCGTCGTCAGGGAGGGCACGCTCGGGCAGGTCGTCGAGAACCTTCGTCACGAGACGTCGGCGAGCCGCCAGGCTTCCCTTCTCGTCCTGGCGACTCAGGGAAATGTCGATCTGGCGTACGGGCTCATCGACCGTGGCGTCAATCGGGTCATGCTCCTCGAGGATCCGCCCGAGCTCATCGGTTTGCAGGTGGCGGAGTTGCTTCACATCGCTCCGAGGGCCAATTTGCGATTCTCGACCCACCTCCGGACCGCGGTGTCTGGCGATGGTGTCGAGGTTCTGGGGGAGGCCGCGAATCTCTCCGCATCCGGGATGCTGATAGAAACGAAAACCCCGTTCGAACCAGGAGAAAGGGTCACCATCACGCTTAACCTGGGCGGAACGCATGGCTCGGCCACGGCCGAGGCGCTGGTCGTCCGTCAGGCGGTCGCGGAACGCGGAGGTGTCGACGGGATCGGGGTCCAGTTCCTGAACTTCGCCGGCGATAGCAGAAAGAAGATCGATGCGGTCCTCGATCAGGCCCTGACCGACCCCGAGATCAACTGA
- a CDS encoding FdtA/QdtA family cupin domain-containing protein — MSVNQSTTPRLIEFASFGNSSTGVLTLAELTNDIPFRVRRVFWTCGTPPDVTRGHHAHRQTQTLLLAVSGRIEVATEMVSGRLEDFLLDRPEVGLFLPRMCWRTMKYTEGAVQLAFESEEYLPNDYIRSLEEFRSLRSQSEPV; from the coding sequence ATGTCGGTCAACCAATCGACAACACCCCGTCTCATCGAGTTCGCCTCGTTCGGAAACTCGTCGACTGGAGTCCTCACCCTGGCGGAGCTGACGAACGATATTCCCTTCCGCGTGCGGCGGGTATTCTGGACCTGCGGCACTCCTCCCGACGTGACACGAGGGCACCACGCACACCGCCAAACCCAGACCTTGCTGCTGGCGGTGAGCGGGAGAATCGAGGTCGCAACCGAGATGGTATCCGGCCGGTTGGAAGACTTTCTGCTCGACCGGCCGGAGGTCGGCCTTTTCCTACCTCGAATGTGCTGGCGCACGATGAAGTACACCGAAGGGGCGGTGCAGCTCGCATTCGAATCAGAGGAATATCTGCCCAACGACTATATTCGGAGCCTCGAGGAGTTCCGTTCATTGCGAAGCCAGTCGGAACCGGTGTAA
- a CDS encoding PilZ domain-containing protein, with protein MEPKNTKVLAAGIDRVTFEQLAPVMQRDAVEVDWVATPEEGVDLASGNRYDVIIMDAAVPADWPLELVVKSFRAKSSTSRTAAILVLAEPDQVDVARALRSRGVNRVMLATDPPEIICDQVAALLEVAPRVHVRLTTNVEAALGEAGRELFCQTVNLSSTGMLIRTRHRPTLGTPVEFKINLPEELGTICGRGDVVRHATKAHGGVEGIAIRFVDFANGGTSQLQKYLEGLTTEPDPEPELVNPRLRPSKPSVAGSSQNGGKRKRAADDIIIEYE; from the coding sequence GTGGAGCCCAAAAACACGAAGGTGTTGGCTGCTGGCATCGATCGTGTGACATTCGAGCAGCTGGCACCAGTGATGCAGCGCGACGCCGTGGAGGTCGATTGGGTGGCAACGCCCGAGGAAGGGGTCGACCTCGCATCCGGGAACCGGTACGACGTCATCATCATGGATGCTGCGGTGCCAGCCGACTGGCCGCTTGAACTGGTAGTGAAGTCGTTCAGGGCCAAGTCTTCGACCAGCCGCACAGCGGCGATTCTTGTCCTGGCTGAACCAGATCAGGTCGACGTGGCGCGCGCTCTGAGAAGCCGAGGGGTGAATCGCGTCATGCTGGCGACCGACCCTCCGGAGATCATCTGCGACCAGGTAGCAGCACTTCTCGAGGTCGCGCCTCGAGTTCACGTCCGGCTGACGACCAACGTAGAGGCCGCACTCGGTGAGGCCGGAAGAGAGTTGTTCTGCCAGACCGTTAATCTGTCGTCGACAGGCATGTTGATCAGAACTCGCCATCGACCCACGCTCGGCACCCCCGTGGAGTTCAAAATCAACCTCCCGGAAGAGCTGGGTACCATTTGTGGTCGTGGTGACGTCGTGCGCCACGCGACCAAGGCTCACGGCGGCGTCGAGGGCATCGCCATCCGTTTCGTCGACTTTGCCAACGGCGGTACCAGCCAGTTGCAGAAGTATCTCGAGGGACTGACGACCGAGCCGGATCCCGAGCCTGAGTTGGTCAATCCCCGGCTGAGGCCGAGCAAACCTTCGGTTGCCGGCTCCTCTCAAAACGGGGGAAAACGCAAGCGAGCCGCAGACGACATCATCATCGAGTATGAGTGA
- a CDS encoding aminotransferase class III-fold pyridoxal phosphate-dependent enzyme: MRRLRDYSNLIETLADDLVTRSPRSAALAETAKETLVDGGSHAIRLMEPFAPRIVAAQGARVTDLDGHDILDFWQGHLANVLGHNPKVVTSELARAFADGFGLQTGMVDSLQGEVAEILCRRTGADQARFTTSGTLANMYALILARAFTGRSRVMKVGGGWHGGHPWGLKGVHFQSTGDLGFQGVESEGIPASLTDEVIVTTFNDPERLRDDFARDGDELACFVVEPLIGAGGVIPATPDFLNEARDLTRRHGAVLILDEIITGFRFHAADLGALYGIEPDLAVFGKAIGGGMPVAAVAGRADIMQYLGREQRRRVFFSGGTYCAHPSSLLAAKTAMNYLIEHEDEVYPRLGELGEKMRSAMVRGFMDEGVPARATGSMDALSTGSSVGMVHFPYDETTELDRPDAVHDPVVCDLVLRDRVLASALLLEDVHLVLAHGAVSAAHSEPDMEQLEDACRAVARRVKPFL, translated from the coding sequence GTGAGGAGGCTGCGGGACTATTCCAATCTCATCGAAACGCTCGCGGATGATCTGGTCACGCGTTCTCCCCGTTCCGCCGCCCTGGCCGAGACTGCGAAAGAGACTCTCGTCGACGGTGGCAGCCACGCGATCCGTTTGATGGAGCCGTTTGCCCCGCGGATCGTGGCCGCGCAGGGGGCACGGGTCACGGATTTGGACGGCCACGATATTCTCGATTTCTGGCAGGGCCACCTGGCCAATGTGCTCGGGCACAACCCGAAGGTCGTGACATCGGAGCTGGCCAGGGCGTTCGCAGATGGCTTCGGCCTCCAAACGGGGATGGTGGACAGCCTCCAGGGCGAAGTTGCGGAAATCCTGTGCCGTCGAACCGGCGCGGATCAGGCGCGTTTCACGACCTCGGGAACTCTGGCAAACATGTATGCGCTGATTCTCGCGCGAGCCTTTACAGGCCGTAGCCGGGTCATGAAAGTCGGTGGCGGATGGCACGGCGGACATCCCTGGGGGCTCAAAGGCGTGCATTTTCAGAGTACGGGTGACCTGGGTTTCCAGGGCGTCGAATCCGAAGGCATCCCGGCATCCCTGACCGACGAGGTCATCGTGACAACCTTCAACGATCCCGAGCGGCTGAGAGACGATTTCGCTCGCGACGGAGACGAGCTCGCCTGCTTCGTGGTCGAGCCGTTGATCGGCGCTGGGGGTGTGATTCCCGCGACGCCGGATTTCCTGAACGAAGCCCGCGATCTGACCCGGCGGCACGGTGCGGTTCTGATCCTCGACGAAATCATCACCGGCTTTCGTTTCCATGCCGCCGACCTGGGGGCGCTGTACGGGATCGAGCCCGATCTGGCGGTCTTCGGAAAGGCGATAGGAGGCGGTATGCCGGTGGCGGCCGTGGCCGGCCGGGCGGACATCATGCAATACCTCGGAAGGGAACAGCGACGCCGGGTTTTCTTCTCGGGCGGCACCTATTGCGCGCACCCGTCGTCATTACTTGCGGCCAAGACCGCCATGAACTACCTCATCGAGCACGAGGACGAGGTCTACCCGCGGCTCGGAGAACTCGGCGAGAAAATGCGCTCTGCCATGGTACGTGGCTTCATGGACGAAGGGGTTCCGGCCCGCGCTACGGGGTCGATGGACGCGCTGTCGACCGGAAGCTCGGTCGGGATGGTGCATTTCCCATATGACGAGACGACGGAGCTGGATCGGCCCGATGCGGTGCACGACCCCGTGGTCTGCGATCTCGTGCTCAGGGATCGGGTGCTCGCGTCCGCGTTGCTGCTCGAAGACGTGCACCTGGTCCTCGCCCACGGTGCGGTGTCGGCCGCTCATTCCGAACCGGACATGGAACAGCTGGAGGATGCCTGCCGTGCGGTGGCGCGCCGCGTCAAGCCGTTCCTGTAA
- a CDS encoding serine/threonine-protein phosphatase, with translation MTSVATIDERRVNLLESELANFKSMMSYVNQIPESVGLNNIEISGRSFPLNGILGGDHIIVLDFKDRYNLDARIERALATGNTEVAENLDRCREKVGILVADVSGHEMTDALLAAMLHQAFLTGVLYELETEGHVTAKLFEVLNSRFAKSSSVNKFITMIYGEICDDGTFRFISAGHPKPLIFSARYDRLVEIDPERMKNVLPIGVFPSEGDIDESASDARSPRNMRFDVNEVSLLGTGDILLLGTDGLSEHANGDRLFAPRHLEESIRSVKEMPPRQIVDAIHDAMVNFASPQDDTSLVVIKKVS, from the coding sequence ATGACGTCTGTAGCGACAATAGATGAACGGCGGGTCAATCTGCTCGAAAGCGAGCTGGCGAACTTCAAATCGATGATGAGTTATGTCAACCAGATCCCGGAGAGTGTGGGTCTGAACAACATCGAGATCTCCGGCCGGTCCTTTCCACTGAACGGAATCCTGGGTGGCGATCACATCATCGTCCTCGACTTCAAAGACCGTTACAACCTCGATGCGCGCATCGAAAGGGCCCTCGCGACCGGGAACACCGAGGTTGCCGAAAACCTCGATCGCTGCCGCGAGAAGGTAGGCATTTTGGTGGCGGACGTGTCCGGGCACGAAATGACCGACGCCTTGTTGGCCGCGATGCTCCATCAGGCGTTTCTCACTGGAGTTCTCTACGAACTCGAGACAGAAGGGCACGTCACTGCCAAGCTATTCGAGGTCCTCAATTCCAGGTTCGCCAAATCATCGAGCGTCAACAAGTTCATCACCATGATCTACGGCGAGATCTGCGATGACGGTACCTTCAGGTTCATTTCAGCCGGCCATCCGAAGCCCCTCATCTTTTCGGCAAGGTACGACAGGTTGGTGGAAATCGACCCGGAGCGCATGAAAAACGTCCTCCCGATCGGCGTGTTCCCGAGCGAGGGGGACATCGATGAAAGCGCAAGCGACGCGCGATCGCCCCGCAACATGCGATTCGACGTCAACGAGGTGAGCCTCCTGGGCACCGGCGACATTCTGCTGCTGGGGACGGACGGCCTTTCCGAGCATGCGAATGGCGACCGTTTGTTCGCACCCCGGCACCTCGAAGAGTCCATTCGAAGTGTCAAGGAAATGCCACCGCGGCAGATCGTCGACGCGATCCACGATGCGATGGTGAATTTCGCGTCTCCGCAAGACGATACGAGCCTGGTGGTGATCAAGAAGGTCAGTTGA
- a CDS encoding glycosyltransferase yields MSGTRSKLTENESGLLSIVLLSFQSEQRLRPAVDEVVRTMEAEQIPFELIIMDDGSTDRSFNLARQLAREDARLRAFQLSRNYSSPYSQFAGLSVARGACVTSLPDDHQCPLNVVVEMYRSWEQGNKVIVAHRRSRDDGRLNDFFSSLYWGVMNQFSDVAFPPGGSDRFLADREVVDILNSKIHPINTTPVLEVLRLGFSPVFLAYDRPAPPGPSRWTLRKKVRMAAATFFGSSSYPLRLITVLGLGIFVSCLFLVVLIAWARIFADSSLFGFQTHGWATTIIVMMMFNGLILLSIGIVAEYIWRIHEEVKGRPGFVIREVEDERKPDDAVKTDGS; encoded by the coding sequence ATGTCGGGCACTCGATCGAAACTCACGGAGAATGAATCCGGGTTGTTGTCCATCGTCCTGCTCTCGTTCCAAAGCGAGCAACGTCTGCGGCCCGCGGTCGACGAAGTCGTCCGGACGATGGAAGCGGAGCAGATCCCGTTCGAGCTCATCATCATGGATGACGGTTCTACCGACCGGTCCTTCAATCTGGCCCGTCAGCTCGCCCGGGAAGACGCTCGCCTGCGCGCGTTCCAGCTGAGCAGGAACTACAGCAGCCCGTACTCGCAGTTCGCCGGCCTGTCGGTTGCCCGTGGCGCTTGTGTGACGTCGCTGCCGGACGACCATCAATGCCCCTTGAATGTGGTGGTCGAAATGTACCGTTCGTGGGAGCAGGGCAACAAGGTCATCGTGGCCCACCGCCGGTCTCGCGACGACGGCCGGTTGAACGATTTCTTCTCCAGCCTCTACTGGGGCGTCATGAACCAGTTTTCGGATGTCGCCTTCCCACCTGGGGGGTCCGATCGCTTTCTGGCCGACAGGGAGGTGGTGGACATTCTCAACTCGAAGATCCACCCGATCAACACCACGCCGGTGCTCGAGGTCCTGCGGCTCGGGTTCTCACCCGTCTTCCTCGCATACGACAGGCCGGCTCCGCCCGGACCATCGAGATGGACCCTGCGCAAGAAAGTTCGCATGGCGGCCGCGACTTTCTTCGGATCGTCCTCCTACCCGCTGAGGCTGATCACCGTGCTCGGGTTGGGCATCTTCGTCTCCTGTCTCTTCTTGGTTGTTCTCATCGCCTGGGCGAGGATCTTCGCCGATTCGAGCCTCTTCGGTTTCCAGACCCACGGCTGGGCGACGACGATCATCGTCATGATGATGTTCAACGGATTGATCCTCCTCAGCATCGGGATCGTGGCCGAGTACATCTGGCGGATCCACGAGGAGGTCAAGGGAAGACCCGGTTTCGTGATCCGTGAGGTGGAAGACGAAAGGAAGCCCGACGACGCGGTGAAAACAGACGGTTCATGA
- a CDS encoding acetyltransferase, protein MIRYQILGQSNHAVAILLDLLRQREASDRPVVVDIVSNIPPEENHSLAYGYETDGVSTQEVWHEDWQRHPDAGLLIGSIGRARETIAEFFLERFGIDAEDYENAIHPRANLPTEMRLGHGVHVGPGATVAAHAELGDFVVVNRNASVGHHTALGDFVTLNPGCQVAGVCRLERGVTVGIGASIVDSVTIGRNSVIGAGSVVTKDVPPGVVAYGVPARVVRGR, encoded by the coding sequence ATGATTCGATACCAGATTCTCGGACAGAGCAATCACGCGGTTGCGATCCTGCTCGATCTCCTCAGGCAGAGGGAGGCGAGCGACCGCCCGGTTGTGGTGGACATCGTCAGCAACATCCCGCCGGAGGAAAACCACTCGCTCGCGTACGGATACGAGACGGACGGTGTCTCGACCCAAGAGGTCTGGCATGAGGACTGGCAACGGCACCCCGATGCCGGGCTTCTCATCGGCTCGATCGGCAGGGCGAGGGAGACGATCGCAGAGTTCTTTCTCGAGCGTTTCGGCATCGACGCGGAGGATTACGAAAACGCTATCCACCCGCGGGCCAACCTGCCGACCGAGATGCGACTCGGACACGGGGTCCACGTCGGTCCCGGTGCGACCGTCGCGGCACACGCCGAGCTCGGCGATTTTGTCGTGGTCAACCGCAATGCCAGCGTCGGGCACCACACCGCACTCGGGGACTTCGTGACACTCAACCCGGGGTGCCAGGTGGCCGGAGTGTGCCGGCTCGAACGCGGTGTGACGGTCGGCATTGGTGCCTCGATCGTGGACAGCGTGACGATCGGTCGCAACAGCGTTATCGGAGCCGGGTCGGTAGTGACGAAGGATGTGCCTCCCGGGGTGGTGGCCTACGGTGTGCCCGCCCGAGTGGTCCGGGGCCGCTGA
- a CDS encoding 3-keto-5-aminohexanoate cleavage protein gives MELIVNFTPTGMIPTKEMTPHVPVTIDEIVEEVHQASELGITMVHLHARDPESGQPTYRADVYGPIIEAIRDFSTDLILCVSLSGRNFKEFEKRAEPLQLTGDLKPDMGSLTLASLNFVQHASVNDPKMVVSLAEEMKRRGIVPELEAFDLGMINFAKYLERKGLIEPPHYCNLLLGNIASAQPDPLHLGLMIRDLPAHTLWSAAGLSTAQLQMNALAIALGGGVRVGLEDNVWYDSGRSRLATNMDLLRRVHSLANMHERSVMRPAYLRELLKLEPGDGSYGRAR, from the coding sequence ATGGAGCTGATCGTCAACTTCACACCCACGGGCATGATTCCCACCAAGGAAATGACCCCCCATGTCCCGGTCACCATCGACGAAATCGTGGAAGAAGTTCACCAGGCTTCCGAGCTCGGAATCACCATGGTCCACCTTCACGCCCGCGATCCCGAAAGCGGGCAGCCGACCTATCGAGCTGACGTGTACGGACCGATCATCGAGGCCATCCGCGATTTCTCGACCGATCTGATTCTCTGCGTTTCACTCAGCGGGCGGAACTTCAAGGAGTTCGAGAAACGGGCCGAGCCGTTGCAGCTCACCGGAGATCTCAAACCCGACATGGGCAGCCTGACCCTGGCCTCGCTCAACTTTGTCCAGCACGCGAGCGTGAACGATCCGAAGATGGTGGTGTCGCTGGCCGAGGAGATGAAACGCCGGGGGATTGTGCCCGAGCTCGAGGCATTCGACCTCGGCATGATCAACTTCGCCAAATACCTGGAGCGGAAGGGCCTGATCGAACCGCCACATTACTGCAACCTGTTACTCGGCAACATCGCCTCGGCCCAACCCGACCCGCTCCATCTCGGCCTGATGATCCGCGACCTGCCCGCGCACACCCTCTGGAGCGCCGCTGGCCTCAGTACCGCTCAGCTCCAGATGAACGCCCTGGCCATCGCCCTCGGCGGCGGCGTGCGGGTCGGGCTCGAGGACAACGTCTGGTACGACTCCGGGCGCAGCCGACTGGCCACAAACATGGACCTTCTCCGTCGCGTTCACTCCCTCGCAAACATGCACGAACGGTCGGTCATGCGGCCCGCCTACCTTCGTGAGCTCCTGAAGCTCGAACCGGGCGACGGCAGCTATGGAAGGGCCAGGTAG
- a CDS encoding hemolysin III family protein, producing MKTDKAIFKTTAEMPPVEVDERAPKLTTRPAPAQYSRGEEIANSISHGVGWLLSVCGLAILVTYAAITGGALRVASCAVFGSTLVLLYAASTLYHALREERAKKVMRVFDHSAIFLLIAGTYTPLALVAVGGAWGWSLFATIWALATIGVLLNTFAHGRWRWLSITLYITMGWLVVIAIRPLVAAVDARTLVLIVAGGVTYTLGLAFYGWRRLPYGHSVWHLFVLAGSALHYLAIFFEVGIPS from the coding sequence GTGAAAACAGATAAGGCGATCTTCAAAACCACAGCGGAGATGCCGCCGGTCGAGGTTGACGAACGAGCTCCCAAATTGACAACCCGACCGGCACCAGCCCAGTACTCTCGTGGTGAGGAGATCGCTAACAGCATCAGCCACGGTGTGGGCTGGTTGTTGAGCGTGTGCGGCCTCGCCATCCTCGTCACCTACGCGGCGATCACGGGAGGGGCGTTGCGAGTCGCGTCGTGCGCCGTGTTCGGCTCGACCCTGGTGCTGCTCTACGCGGCATCCACGCTGTACCACGCCCTTCGGGAGGAGCGGGCAAAGAAAGTGATGCGCGTCTTCGACCACTCGGCGATCTTCCTTCTCATTGCGGGGACCTACACACCGCTGGCACTGGTTGCTGTGGGTGGTGCGTGGGGCTGGTCTTTGTTTGCGACGATCTGGGCTCTGGCCACGATCGGAGTTCTCCTCAACACGTTCGCACACGGTCGATGGCGATGGTTGTCAATCACCCTCTACATCACGATGGGGTGGCTGGTGGTGATCGCGATCCGACCTCTGGTCGCTGCAGTCGACGCGCGGACACTCGTGTTGATCGTCGCGGGTGGCGTTACCTACACCCTCGGGCTGGCGTTCTATGGCTGGCGCCGGCTTCCCTACGGCCACTCCGTGTGGCACCTGTTTGTATTGGCTGGAAGCGCGCTCCACTACCTGGCAATCTTTTTCGAGGTCGGAATTCCGTCCTGA